The Frondihabitans australicus genome includes a region encoding these proteins:
- a CDS encoding lysophospholipid acyltransferase family protein, translating into MPIFVAQAKYTVRYSEKLPATGGFVVTPNHYSNYDPLIVGVILFRLGRVPRFMAKASLWKVPVLRGILRSTGQVPVDRTGRTRGSDPVGAGAAAIARGEGVIVYPEGSLTREPDLWPMRGKTGAVRLALEAGVPLIPMAQWGAQTIMPRYGKGFSLFPRKRIRAAFGDPVDLSAYRGRSLTQSELLEATEKVMQAITGLLQELRDGTPPAVRYDPAQHNQSEIGRFEPEK; encoded by the coding sequence ATGCCGATCTTCGTCGCTCAGGCGAAGTACACCGTCCGCTACAGCGAGAAGCTCCCGGCCACGGGCGGCTTCGTCGTGACGCCGAACCACTACTCGAACTACGACCCGCTGATCGTCGGCGTGATCCTGTTCCGACTGGGGCGCGTGCCGCGGTTCATGGCGAAGGCGTCGCTCTGGAAGGTGCCGGTGCTGCGCGGGATCCTGCGCTCCACCGGCCAGGTGCCCGTCGACCGCACCGGCCGCACGCGGGGCTCCGACCCCGTCGGCGCGGGCGCTGCGGCGATCGCACGAGGCGAGGGCGTGATCGTCTACCCCGAGGGGTCGCTCACCCGCGAGCCCGACCTCTGGCCGATGCGTGGCAAGACCGGCGCCGTGCGGCTCGCTCTCGAGGCGGGCGTGCCGCTGATCCCGATGGCTCAGTGGGGCGCGCAGACGATCATGCCGCGGTACGGCAAGGGCTTCAGCCTGTTCCCCCGCAAGCGGATCCGTGCGGCCTTCGGCGATCCTGTCGACCTGTCGGCCTATCGTGGGCGCAGTCTCACGCAGTCCGAGCTGCTCGAGGCGACCGAGAAGGTCATGCAGGCGATCACCGGCCTGTTGCAGGAGCTGCGTGACGGCACCCCGCCCGCAGTCCGCTACGACCCCGCGCAGCACAACCAGAGCGAGATCGGCCGTTTTGAACCCGAGAAGTAG